acTAGTAGCTACACAGTCTCTGAATTACATGTTTCatttcttcctctttcctgttcTGTACGCAGCCAGTACACGTCCGGTGtctgtagccccgcccctttccttaCTGACACTcagccaaattaaaaaaatccactCGTAATCCGGAGCTGATTCCTGTTGTTCACTTCTACCTGTCCTAAACCTGAGGTTACATTATTTAATCTGGTGCACGTTGGATTTTTTAGGAGATGTTTTAGGAAACATAGAAAGATGGTGGTTGGAGAAAATTGTATAAAACAAAGTTGAATATTTGAGTTCAACCTTGAACAACAGAAGGGTGTGTGTCACTTGGAGTGTTTCTCAGGGTTATAGTGTTCGCTGCTGCAGATCTCTGATTATTAGACCtgtaaacatttaacatttaacaagtCAAGTGTTTTTCACATTCAATTCAGGAGGTTTTAGAAATACTGGAAAAACCAACCTGGTTGAGAAAAcacctggaaaaaacaacaacatgagcAGTGGTAAAACAtctgtgtataaatgtgtttaactGATTATTACAAGTTCAAATGTCTCACCTTTTGACTTtttataacaaaacaacaacaccagAAGAAGAATTATGAGCAAGAGTCCAAAAACAAGGCCAACAAACAGAAGGATGTGAGGTGAAGAACCTTCAGGTGTGGAACCAGCTGAAgtcaaataatacaaatgaacacAATTTACAAGGAAATGGTTTGAAATATAAGGTCACCTACATTTTATTGATATCCAACTCTGAGGCGATTCCTTCCCAGAGGACTGACACTTGTAAAAACCTTCGTCTGACTTTGACACGGTGGAGATGGTCATCTCTGCACCGCCGTCAGATTGGACAAGTTTGTCATCTTTGTAGAAAGACACAGTGGAGAGGGCGTGGCCTGTTCTCATCTGGCAGCCAATGGTGACCAATTCACCTTCAGTCACTGGATGAACGGGGCTCACCAATATAATACCATCAATCTCTGTGAAACAGTCAGATAGAGAGAATAATAAACATATGTAACACTCTGCACAGTCACAGTATTAGAGGGAAAGATATAAAAGAGGTCAGCAGACGCTGGATCCTGGGTCAGAGGGAACCTGCAGCAGCTCACACTGGGACAACGGCCACAAGCCGCTCCACTGGCACCCAGGAACACCTGCAGAGCTCTAAACAAGTCTCTActctaagtttttttttccaaaaataatgttttaatcgTGTATGGTTATATTTCAACTTCGTATATCGTTCTACCCCTGCTagtaaccctaaccttaaccctactaACTCCTCTAACCatacacttaaagctgcagtatgtagaattggtAAGACTGGAATGGAAACAACCATGCTCCCCCTCTCTTCCCTATTTCGGTTCCACCAGCATCCTCATGACTGAGGAGCTGTTTGCAGTGACTTTGTCGCTAAATCTTGTGACTTTCCAACTCCTCTTAGCAACGTTTTTGTTAAAAGCAACAAGTGACAAATCTAGCAACTGTTTCTTGTGTTACTGGAGAGTTTTTTGAGGTTTTAAAGACTAAAAACTCATATGACTCTGTCGTTATTGTCCTCAAAAAGCCCAGTAGTCCGCAGTAGCGGACATCTGCTTTGAGTCCACTCTGCAAACGTTACGCCCAAGTATGTTTGGGCCTTGAGAATGTTGCTTCTCCACAGGTTCTTCCTTTTTATGTCTTGCTTTTCCTGATGGAACGTCCGCCATTGCACCGCTACTACTGATAGGATATGGACACGCATCGACTTTAGTTGAGCAGGCAAAAGTAATGCCCAAAACATATCATGAAGCACTCTGCTTGTataaagatctctgattggctgcaaaAGTGCATCACGCTCCTTGTTTTCTAAAGCTTGAATACAGAGCCAGAAGGGGCAGAGGACCAGTGTCCTGTCAGAACACTTTTAAtaacaatatgctcaaaggtttgtatggacttttgaccaaattacaccaaaaacttaaagacacatactgcagctttaaccatCTGACTAAATAGAGAAAAATTGACTTTATAAAAGTCCTCAACTGGTGGGTAAATTTTTGGACATTAAGAGAGCGTGTGATATTGTAATAGTTCAGTTGTATAAAGATTAATTTATATGATACAAACTTACTTTGTCGTGTGATGTTGACTGCATTGCTGAATCCTAATTCAGACTCACACCAGAACACAGCTTTAACAGGTTGTTGATCTGTAACTTTACAAACTGGACCGTTTTCTTCTCCCCATGTTGAGCAGTGATACAAACTTCCATAGTCTGTGTAGAACATCACTCTGCTGTTTGTAGCGTTTCCCTCACATGTCAGCAGGACTGAGTCAGAGACAAAGTGTTGAGTTCTTCCAGGACTGACTTTGAGAGAAACCGAGTGATGATTAtctaaaacaaaccagaaagaaagaaaattaatccgtgtatcattcgttcattagtttttcattatgtaacaaaaaaaacactcattatttgacatttgtttccaaaaccgaaatgaaaaaaaggaaaacgcttcttttgcttcggtacagaaaatggaaaacgaacacctttattcattttctctaTTAGCGATTaaccaaagtacgtgacccggaagtgaactcacatccgacgctaacggctatgctaacgacAGTTCAGCATgataagatcgctgcttccaactgtgcatcagaaaTGTGTCCTTcttgctttagctggtgttggacacagaacctcctcactgACATTtgggaggatttagagactcctaagtgttgcagagctaaagatatctcggaatgtgtaacgcttcacttccaggtcacgtactttggcaaatcggtgatggagaaaaacaaataaacgtgttcgttttccgttttttgtttCCTGCACCGAAGCAAaggagcttgaatttgaaaaaaaaggcgttttccgtttttccattttggttttggagacAAATGTCAAATAATGACACGGATTATAATTATCACCCTTTAAATATTCACACTGTGGCAGAAATGTgtacaaacacaacaacaaacacatctcTGAACGTGGTTTGAATCCCTGAACAATTTCTAAAACAATCACTtgagaaatatgaaaaatatacaaattgactctgaaaacacaaataagtatgaaaaacatttttaaaaaaatgaaaagaaatgaaagaaacttagacagcagaaatacaacaaattaCTTTCTAAAGACACATTCATACACAAAACAGctcaaaaaaatgcacaaaacaatataaatacaaaatattacagaaatatattcacacaatgactcccaaaacaaaaaaggacaacaaaaacacatgaaaatatacaaaattaccaTCGAAAATATGCAAAGAgcacaaacaacacacaaaaacaaaaatgacagacaaatacacagaatgacaacagaaatacaacaaatgacTTCCATAAGACacgtaaatatacaaaattgctctaaacaaatatataaattgactcagaaatgcacaaaatatcaaccaaaatacaatgaaattacaggaaaatatacaaaatgacaacaaaaactcacaaacccttttgttgtttcctgtgttaatgctcaggttgctcattattctaaatgctgacatgaatgttaataatatgaccttcagatcagatacaatcacatttttgtttcctctgctgtgataaaagttgtccatgACTGATTTAAATTAGTGTGTACACCCTAAAACCATTTTCTGCtggatatatatatgtatatatatatatatatgtatggttAGGCATGAAGTAatttagtttattgatcctagtcccacttttttttgtatttaaatcaggggttccccaatcctggtcctcaagggcctcTATCCAgcttgttttagatgtttccctcttccaacacacctgattgaaatgatgaacttatcatcaagctctgcataagcctgataacgatcctggtcatttcaattataaatttagttgtaaaatgtcagagtgaatgctctctatgggttgaacgctgCTAATGCAAATTAATTTTCTAtaggctgagattagatcaatGAGTCTTTTTGGATCGGTGATGTCACTAACCATCactgtggccccgcccctcttataaaagatgggaggatAGACAAGGTTTCCTCCtcctcacagccctcagtgagaattgattgacagctccatgtggaactgtgcagtgctgtgggggcgggtctgctgtgactgggcgtgtcttaactactctaggagccacgcccataatcaatgtaatttttgaatttccccctcgtgacaggtcagcaaaaatatttacactttaacAACAAACATGAAACAAACCAACCTGCAGACCAGACAAACTTTGTTTTACTCCTATGAGTGTAGATGATGGGATCTCCTCTTCCTGCTTCACATATGTAACCTGTTGTGTGCGATGGTTCGTTGATGGTaattgttgctgttgctgtccCGTTGATGCTCATGGGCAGAATATTAACTGTGTTGAAGTAATTGTCTGAGGAAGTTCTGAACTCTTTATACCAGTAGAACTTCCACCCAGCAGAAGGATGAATAACATCACAGCTGAGAGTTATAGAAGCACCAGGACTCAACCATGATGGAGACACTGTGAGGACGGGAACAGGTTCTGTGCAACGACAACAAGAAGAAACGATGGACGACAGCTACACTTTATGATATGTCTGAGATAAATGTCTGTGAGGTCCAATAGAAGATGGACTTACTGTCCAACACTTTGATCCAGAGAACATCACTCCACTCTGTTGTAGATTGATGGTCACCACTTGTTTTGCCTTTACACTGATATTGTCCATAATGCTCTGAAGAAGCTCCATCAATTCTAAATTCCTTTAGGTTTGGTGGTTTATTCACGCTGCTGGTTTTCCACTCATACTCCCACTGTGTGTTTTCTCCAGAGATCTCACATCTGACTATAAGTGACTCTCCGATGAACACCTGAGGCCAGTCCGGCTGCAAAGTGACCACTGCTTTATCTGTGACTGTTcagcaaacacaaacaacagcagCTCAGAGGAAGAACACACACCAGCTACGTTTCATAAGAAGCTAGTGGATCCACTGCAGCATGGACATAGATAACAGCAGTGTTTAACACAGTGTGAATAGTTTATTAAAATACTTTATCAATATGACATCTTGAAATATTGATAGTCATTacatgtcattttaaaaaatacagaacatttTACAATTGTTCTGTAATTATCCAATAAGCACACTgtattttgtttagtttaaacagatgaataattttttaaatatggttAGTAAAGTGAGGGGGGTTTGTGTTGAGTTTTGTGCGATTTTCACATGTTCTtaattttcttccattttcagcttctactATCACTGTTATGACAATGATGATAGATATGTATTCatgtattttgaaggaaaaacaccctcaaaaatgtgtttacaataagttattttttcaaaaataaatgtttttctgatgtaatgtttattgtattttttatgttactcaTGAAAAACGAattaacaataaatgattataagacagaAAGGCatgctacaatggcctcatgtaaaggattttcattatccgcgagtggtgaaataacctaaagttgggtccaaaataacaataaaagagTCGCATGAATAATTATTGTAGACAGAAGTTTGTggaccatttgttgaaatgaccttATAATTGTTTTCCTAAAGATTCTATGGAGGGAGGATTTTTCTTTCAATTCAAAtggacattttcttttattcaatatttcttctttcttctggCTGTGTATGTTGATcttcattaaaaatattttgttatatttgagGTTTTTAGTCCTGTTTGATTCTAAAATCTCAAACAAAGGCACCAAGTGAGGCAGGCGGTGTTGAGTTCTACAACCAAACTACACTGGTGTACTTCCAGTAACAGGTAAAACTTACCAATTCTGCCAACATGGACTGGGTCACTGTCGTAGGTGTAGTAAGAAGGATTTCCTCTAAATCCCCTACAACTGTAAAACCCCTCCTGGGACACATGGATCTGTCTATTTATAAATGAAGATGCATCATGTGTGAGAGTAGAGAGTTTATTCTCTTTGTACCAAAGTTGGTACGTCCAATCAGACGGTGGATTGACGGAGCAGGTCAGAGTCACATGACCTCCCACTGGGATGTATCTGCTCTCTGTACTTATTTCAGCCTTGGGTCGGTCTAATGTttggtgagagaaaacaacaTGATCATAGGAGCTTAAACACAGCTAATATAGACATTAGaatttatttataatgtttatcatttacagTCGCTTATTTCTAAACAATCTATATTATTagatcaatcaatcttttatttgtatagcaccaaatcataaccaatggtatctcaagacactttacagtagagcagtcttaaggaccgactgttcattttatggatacacacatatgcatatatacgtatatacacacacatatgtatcccacacccaacatgaattcatcatggcggcaaggaaaaccttctgttaagcagcaggaaccttgtgtggatcccattcctatgatgaacagccatccacgatAATGATGGTTTACAGAATCTGCTGTTATTCTGTTCATTTAGTCATATTTTCTTCAAGAACAATAAAGAACAATCTCATTGTGTTATCATTATAAAATTTGCAGGTTTGAGAAATTAAATTTATACATTAGAAATCATGTCATGTGTAGTGGATGATTGAAGACAACTCACCTTTTACAGTTAAAGTGATGATATTACTATACTTTATTTGATATGTACTCTGGTGATAACCAACACACTGATACTCTCCACTGTCAGATTTATCACCAATGTCAAAAGGGAAGGTTTTATTTGGACGGTAGGGAAACTTTTTCACTTGTTCTTTGTTGAGTTTGTAATTCCAACTGTTTACGTCTCCTTCATTCATGTCACATTTGAAGAAAATATGTTCTCCCACATATAGCGGTGACCAGTTTGGGCTAATGGTTAGCATGTTtcctaaaacacaaagaaaatcacAGTGATTGTAAGGCTAGGCAACATTTATATGTGGTTGTAATGTTTGCGTATTATCAATCTTTAATATGTATTATGGTTAttcattattactgttattaattgtatttattattattattattatcattattattatttgtggttACTCTTTCTCCTGGTTTCAGTGTGTgggttttaatgctttttttctttcttctggcTCTATATCTTGATCTTCTTTAACCCCTCTTCAAACACTTGTTTTGCAGATATTTTGgcatgttttgttatatttGAGGTTTTTAGTCCTGTTTGATCCTAAAATCTCAATAAAAGGCACCAAGTGAGGCAGGCAATACTGTTTCGTCATGTAGGGGGCGCTCCTGAGTTCTACATCTCCATACAATCAAACTACACTGGTGTACTTCCAGTAACAGGTAAAACTTACCAATTCTGCCAACATGGACTGGGTCACTGAGGTCAGTGTAGTAAGAAGGATTTCCTCTAAATCCCCTACAACTGTAGAACCCCTCCTGGGACACATGGATCTGTCCATTTATAAATGAAGATGCATCATATGTGAAACTAGAGAATTCATTCCCTTTGTACCAAAGTTGGTACGTCCAATCAGACGGTGGATTGACGGAGCAGGTCAGAGTCACATGACCTCCCACTGGGATGTCTCTGCTCTCTGTACTTATTTCAGCCTTGGGTCGGTCTAATGTttggtgagagaaaacaacaTGATCATAGGAGCTTAAACACAGCTAATATAGACATTAGAATTCATTTATAATGCTTATCATTTACAGTCGCTTATTTCTAAACAATCtatattattgattaatgatgGTTTCAAAAATCTGCTGTTATTTTGTTCATCTAATCATATTAGAATTTTCTTCAAGAACAATAAAGAACAATCTCATTGTGTTATCATTATAAAGTTTGCAGGTTTGAGAAATTAAGTTTATACATTAGAAATCATGTCATGTGTAGTGGATGATTGAAGACAACTCACCTTTTACAGTTAAAGTGATGATATTACTAAACTTTAATAGACGTGTCCTCTGGTGCTCACCAACACACTGATACTCTCCACTGTCAGATTTATAACCAATGTCAAAAGGGAAGTAGTTATTGTGATTGTAGTGAAAAAATTCAACAGATCctttgatgagtttgtaaaacCAACTGTTTACGTCTCCTTCATTCATGTCACATATAAAGTAAACACGTTCTCCGACATACAGCGGTGACCAGTTTGGGCTAATGGTTAGCGTAGCAtctgaaacacaaagaaaatcacAGTCATTGTAAAGCCAGGCATTCACATGTGTGTAGTGTTTGTATGTTATCagtgtttaatatttattgtggttatttattattattattattattattattattattatggttaTTCTTCCTCCCAGTTTCATCGTCCCTTCTtgtgtattatattattgtGTCTAAAGGCATGTGTAGATTGCTCTCCCTCTGTTCTCTACCTTTCTTcagttcttttctttttctttattttcacagtttttcaGTTTGTACTGTACGTTTCTGGACTGGTTTGGCACtcattttgaaatatattttttatttaataaattaacCAATCAGAAGTAATCTAATACCTGTTGAATAATAGAAGTAGAATTGATTTTAGACTAGGAGTTTAACACACTATACAAAGACTAAGATATGAAATTTTCAGTCGAAATGAACACTAAGTGATGACTATTTAGTCAGTGTAACAGAAATAATGATGGAGTGTGGTAACAAATGcattaataatgtaaaaagatGGTTATTACCTTCAGCGTGTACACTGAGGAGCAGCGTCCAGATCACTAAAAGGAAACAAACATAAATCTCTCTAAGTATAGACACTGCTGATATTGATAAATGAAGGATATTAGATTACAATTGTCAGGTTTTAATCTGATACGATGATCCAGTTCTCTccatatttatgggaaaatctTTAGTTTGAAACTTTTTGTCCACAGTCTTTTTATCAAATCAAACAAATCAAGTTTTTCCTAAAATTACTAAACACATGTACCTCAGAAATCATGATTTTATTCCCTACAAATACAcgtaggcaaggcaaatttatttgtatagcgcatttcatacacaaggcaacttaatgtgctttacatgataaaacataaaattgtttaaaatcaataaaaacatttaaaaacatcagtaaaatcaattcaaatcatcagtaaaatcaattcaaatcatcagtaaaaatcaattcaaatcatcaacaatcacatgacatcaacaacatgaccaaaaatctttctctcaatcatacgcagtagagaaaaaaagtgcctttaactttgatttaaaaatgttcacatgtgatgctgacttcagctctgctgcagtttgttccacttctttgcagcataacaactaaaagcagcatcaccatgtttactgtgagctctgggctccactatctgacctgtgtccatagatctgagagacctgctgggttcatatctgactaacatctcactgatgtattctggaccaaacccattcacacatttataaccagcagcagaactttaaagtctattctgaggctgactgtgAGCCACTGTAAAGACTGGCTCCCCCGTAGTGAATAGAAATCACGTTTCTGTCTGTTTAAGACACTTTTAAGGTTCTTAAAAGTCCTCCTCAATACTCCTAACAGTTTTTCATCTTAGGATCTTTCTTAGGGCCTAAGATGTTTTGTGAATTACTTTTATcctaacaaagaaaaaatttaagaaaaatcttaaaattgGAGGAATTCTAACATTTTTCtaagagtgacatcactaagaGCTACTTTTAGCTTTAGGACGCTTTGTGAATACGGGCACAGAACTTGATCAGAAATCATTTACTAACCGTGAATCAGAAGAAAACTCGCTCACTTGCCTTTCATGAGAAGCAGCACTGATAATAATCTGTTTGGTTTGATAAAAAGACAAAGAATACTTACAAATTCCCCTCATGTCAGCGAGCAGCGTGTCTCTTTGCCTCGACCACATGTAATGTATGAGAACTGCAAGGGAACAGAAGTTACTCAAAAAGATGAACTTCTTCTTTCTGTTCACTTCTTCTTCAACCATAGATGGACAGTTTTTAAACTGTTCGTCTATGGTTGAAGAAGTGAGATTAAAATACATCTGTTTCCTGTACTTATGATGTGAATACAAGTGCCAGGTTACCTACCTTTATGCTGTAAAGAAACAACACAGTAATTCAAACATATTTCCTACCAAAGTAAGTAAAAGGCATCTGTGTGTGACAATGATTCAAGCTTCCACTTACCCTCATTTCTTGGTGACTTTATAAAGAAATGGTGATGCCAGATAAGAAAATATAGATTTCCTTCCGATCAAAGATAGAATCAAGTTCAGCTTTTAaccaaaaatgttttacatcAACACAAAGTGACTCATGAAGTCCTTAAACGGTAAGAAACCAGCAGAGTCTTTGGACTTCTGTATTTAGCTCTCCGATGTGTTAAGTGGTGAAAATCGTCTTTTACACCACAGGAAGTGAGTGAACATGAAGTGTAAACAGAAGTGAGAATTAGGGCGATGTGGTTCAAcactttcaaaaacacaaatgtgttttgaatttaattgtGGTCAATAGTGCATTGAGTTTATTTCAGTCTTATTAATTTTATGCTGTATATTCATGTCTCATTGGGACACTTTTTCAGTTTGATGATGTTTAGTCTTTTAGTCGCTGACATGTTTTGCTATTTTCTAGTTCCTCTTAGTTTTGTCTTTGGTGGTATGTTATGGATTTCTGTCTGTCTGCAAACCCTGTCCTGtcagtatgtatgtgtgtgtgctgtgagaGGGATTAAGACTCAAACATAGTCAGGCGGACTCCGCCAgaccaattaaatgcaaaccgcGCTGACTTCTCcgcgtagttggtgtcacacaaaacactgctcagcaTTGTATTGACCTGtgttaaatgtaacaccgacctgtaTTTCACGACCTGGtcaaacagagcaggagagatgaacacaagcttagaggagagactggcagacgtgCTACGACAGTaacaacacctttaaaacacgtacCAGatgtacaaggactacagagaagcgctaagaatcatgggacataaAGGATTTTAATAGACGCTACTACGCGATGGTGTGCccaagtatgtaagctctgaggagagcggacAGAGTTCGCCCGAGTATGTCTGAGCCTTTAGACTCCTTTCTGTTTTCACTCAGGTGTGCCTCGTCTACTAATTGTGCTCCCTCACTACTTAGAGTGTTGGTCGGATCATAGTGTGTTGCTATGTCTCCATTTCAGTCAGTCAACCAATCAGatggttttagtttatttagtaatttagattgtagtttttttggttGGAGTATTTTAGTTTCATAAACTGTTATAAAATATCACtatccactgtcatctccacagtcttgagtgggTTCCGTTCCAGATGGTTCTTACTGCATTTAAAGTTATATTCTATTTTCTGTGTTGTGCTCACTTTACAGCTGAAGTCTCCTTTAATATGTCAACCAGGTTGATTTTCCTAACATATATTGGTCCTTTCAAACTGGATCAGATAGACCCTCTTCCTTTGTTGGACCctaatgctac
This window of the Gouania willdenowi chromosome 18, fGouWil2.1, whole genome shotgun sequence genome carries:
- the LOC114480037 gene encoding uncharacterized protein LOC114480037 isoform X3, which gives rise to MRFSYITCGRGKETLLADMRGILIWTLLLSVHAEDATLTISPNWSPLYVGERVYFICDMNEGDVNSWFYKLIKGSVEFFHYNHNNYFPFDIGYKSDSGEYQCVGEHQRTRLLKFSNIITLTVKDRPKAEISTESRDIPVGGHVTLTCSVNPPSDWTYQLWYKGNEFSSFTYDASSFINGQIHVSQEGFYSCRGFRGNPSYYTDLSDPVHVGRIGNMLTISPNWSPLYVGEHIFFKCDMNEGDVNSWNYKLNKEQVKKFPYRPNKTFPFDIGDKSDSGEYQCVGYHQSTYQIKYSNIITLTVKDRPKAEISTESRYIPVGGHVTLTCSVNPPSDWTYQLWYKENKLSTLTHDASSFINRQIHVSQEGFYSCRGFRGNPSYYTYDSDPVHVGRIVTDKAVVTLQPDWPQVFIGESLIVRCEISGENTQWEYEWKTSSVNKPPNLKEFRIDGASSEHYGQYQCKGKTSGDHQSTTEWSDVLWIKVLDKPVPVLTVSPSWLSPGASITLSCDVIHPSAGWKFYWYKEFRTSSDNYFNTVNILPMSINGTATATITINEPSHTTGYICEAGRGDPIIYTHRSKTKFVWSADNHHSVSLKVSPGRTQHFVSDSVLLTCEGNATNSRVMFYTDYGSLYHCSTWGEENGPVCKVTDQQPVKAVFWCESELGFSNAVNITRQKIDGIILVSPVHPVTEGELVTIGCQMRTGHALSTVSFYKDDKLVQSDGGAEMTISTVSKSDEGFYKCQSSGKESPQSWISIKSGSTPEGSSPHILLFVGLVFGLLLIILLLVLLFCYKKSKGVFSTRSNNQRSAAANTITLRNTPSDTHPSVVQDETSDVAYSSINFQKPKKKERKTNPAERTIYSGVKIRTSADSSLIYSQVQFDNKSKAKKRKENSPLKDADQSVYSEIVTGNQSG
- the LOC114480037 gene encoding uncharacterized protein LOC114480037 isoform X2 — encoded protein: MRHKVLIHYMWSRQRDTLLADMRGILIWTLLLSVHAEDATLTISPNWSPLYVGERVYFICDMNEGDVNSWFYKLIKGSVEFFHYNHNNYFPFDIGYKSDSGEYQCVGEHQRTRLLKFSNIITLTVKDRPKAEISTESRDIPVGGHVTLTCSVNPPSDWTYQLWYKGNEFSSFTYDASSFINGQIHVSQEGFYSCRGFRGNPSYYTDLSDPVHVGRIGNMLTISPNWSPLYVGEHIFFKCDMNEGDVNSWNYKLNKEQVKKFPYRPNKTFPFDIGDKSDSGEYQCVGYHQSTYQIKYSNIITLTVKDRPKAEISTESRYIPVGGHVTLTCSVNPPSDWTYQLWYKENKLSTLTHDASSFINRQIHVSQEGFYSCRGFRGNPSYYTYDSDPVHVGRIVTDKAVVTLQPDWPQVFIGESLIVRCEISGENTQWEYEWKTSSVNKPPNLKEFRIDGASSEHYGQYQCKGKTSGDHQSTTEWSDVLWIKVLDKPVPVLTVSPSWLSPGASITLSCDVIHPSAGWKFYWYKEFRTSSDNYFNTVNILPMSINGTATATITINEPSHTTGYICEAGRGDPIIYTHRSKTKFVWSADNHHSVSLKVSPGRTQHFVSDSVLLTCEGNATNSRVMFYTDYGSLYHCSTWGEENGPVCKVTDQQPVKAVFWCESELGFSNAVNITRQKIDGIILVSPVHPVTEGELVTIGCQMRTGHALSTVSFYKDDKLVQSDGGAEMTISTVSKSDEGFYKCQSSGKESPQSWISIKSGSTPEGSSPHILLFVGLVFGLLLIILLLVLLFCYKKSKGVFSTRSNNQRSAAANTITLRNTPSDTHPSVVQDETSDVAYSSINFQKPKKKERKTNPEERTIYSGVKIRTSADSGLIYSQVQFDNKRKAKKRKENSPLKDADQSVYSEIVTGNQSG
- the LOC114480037 gene encoding uncharacterized protein LOC114480037 isoform X4, producing MWSRQRDTLLADMRGILIWTLLLSVHAEDATLTISPNWSPLYVGERVYFICDMNEGDVNSWFYKLIKGSVEFFHYNHNNYFPFDIGYKSDSGEYQCVGEHQRTRLLKFSNIITLTVKDRPKAEISTESRDIPVGGHVTLTCSVNPPSDWTYQLWYKGNEFSSFTYDASSFINGQIHVSQEGFYSCRGFRGNPSYYTDLSDPVHVGRIGNMLTISPNWSPLYVGEHIFFKCDMNEGDVNSWNYKLNKEQVKKFPYRPNKTFPFDIGDKSDSGEYQCVGYHQSTYQIKYSNIITLTVKDRPKAEISTESRYIPVGGHVTLTCSVNPPSDWTYQLWYKENKLSTLTHDASSFINRQIHVSQEGFYSCRGFRGNPSYYTYDSDPVHVGRIVTDKAVVTLQPDWPQVFIGESLIVRCEISGENTQWEYEWKTSSVNKPPNLKEFRIDGASSEHYGQYQCKGKTSGDHQSTTEWSDVLWIKVLDKPVPVLTVSPSWLSPGASITLSCDVIHPSAGWKFYWYKEFRTSSDNYFNTVNILPMSINGTATATITINEPSHTTGYICEAGRGDPIIYTHRSKTKFVWSADNHHSVSLKVSPGRTQHFVSDSVLLTCEGNATNSRVMFYTDYGSLYHCSTWGEENGPVCKVTDQQPVKAVFWCESELGFSNAVNITRQKIDGIILVSPVHPVTEGELVTIGCQMRTGHALSTVSFYKDDKLVQSDGGAEMTISTVSKSDEGFYKCQSSGKESPQSWISIKSGSTPEGSSPHILLFVGLVFGLLLIILLLVLLFCYKKSKGVFSTRSNNQRSAAANTITLRNTPSDTHPSVVQDETSDVAYSSINFQKPKKKERKTNPAERTIYSGVKIRTSADSSLIYSQVQFDNKSKAKKRKENSPLKDADQSVYSEIVTGNQSG
- the LOC114480037 gene encoding uncharacterized protein LOC114480037 isoform X1, whose amino-acid sequence is MRHKVLIHYMWSRQRDTLLADMRGILIWTLLLSVHAEDATLTISPNWSPLYVGERVYFICDMNEGDVNSWFYKLIKGSVEFFHYNHNNYFPFDIGYKSDSGEYQCVGEHQRTRLLKFSNIITLTVKDRPKAEISTESRDIPVGGHVTLTCSVNPPSDWTYQLWYKGNEFSSFTYDASSFINGQIHVSQEGFYSCRGFRGNPSYYTDLSDPVHVGRIGNMLTISPNWSPLYVGEHIFFKCDMNEGDVNSWNYKLNKEQVKKFPYRPNKTFPFDIGDKSDSGEYQCVGYHQSTYQIKYSNIITLTVKDRPKAEISTESRYIPVGGHVTLTCSVNPPSDWTYQLWYKENKLSTLTHDASSFINRQIHVSQEGFYSCRGFRGNPSYYTYDSDPVHVGRIVTDKAVVTLQPDWPQVFIGESLIVRCEISGENTQWEYEWKTSSVNKPPNLKEFRIDGASSEHYGQYQCKGKTSGDHQSTTEWSDVLWIKVLDKPVPVLTVSPSWLSPGASITLSCDVIHPSAGWKFYWYKEFRTSSDNYFNTVNILPMSINGTATATITINEPSHTTGYICEAGRGDPIIYTHRSKTKFVWSADNHHSVSLKVSPGRTQHFVSDSVLLTCEGNATNSRVMFYTDYGSLYHCSTWGEENGPVCKVTDQQPVKAVFWCESELGFSNAVNITRQKIDGIILVSPVHPVTEGELVTIGCQMRTGHALSTVSFYKDDKLVQSDGGAEMTISTVSKSDEGFYKCQSSGKESPQSWISIKSGSTPEGSSPHILLFVGLVFGLLLIILLLVLLFCYKKSKGVFSTRSNNQRSAAANTITLRNTPSDTHPSVVQDETSDVAYSSINFQKPKKKERKTNPAERTIYSGVKIRTSADSSLIYSQVQFDNKSKAKKRKENSPLKDADQSVYSEIVTGNQSG